One window of the Amycolatopsis mediterranei genome contains the following:
- a CDS encoding OsmC family protein, translating into MDTEELRATQAPLKDKYREDPESALITLHADAELAGLGISCKVETGRAVVEAGLHPATGGDGTLACSGDMLLEALVACAGVTLRAVATSLGLTVRGGRVRAEGDLDFRGTLAVAKDAPVGFRAIRLAFDLDTDASEDQLATLKKLTERYCVVFQSLRTPPEFAVTLSAG; encoded by the coding sequence ATGGACACCGAAGAACTGCGGGCGACCCAGGCGCCGCTGAAGGACAAGTACCGCGAGGACCCGGAAAGCGCGCTGATCACGCTGCACGCCGACGCCGAGCTGGCCGGCCTCGGCATCTCGTGCAAGGTCGAAACCGGCCGCGCGGTCGTGGAGGCCGGCCTGCACCCGGCCACGGGCGGCGACGGCACCCTCGCCTGTTCGGGTGACATGCTGCTCGAAGCGCTCGTCGCGTGCGCGGGGGTGACTCTGCGGGCCGTCGCGACGTCGCTGGGCCTGACCGTCCGGGGCGGGCGCGTGCGGGCCGAAGGCGACCTCGACTTCCGCGGCACCCTCGCCGTGGCGAAGGACGCTCCGGTGGGCTTCCGCGCTATCCGGCTGGCGTTCGACCTCGACACCGACGCGAGCGAGGACCAGCTGGCGACGCTCAAGAAGCTGACCGAGCGCTACTGCGTCGTGTTCCAGTCGCTGCGGACGCCCCCGGAGTTCGCCGTCACGCTTTCGGCAGGCTGA